DNA from Candidatus Omnitrophota bacterium:
GATCCCTGTGGGGACCGTCACTCAGGAGCTTTATTTGATCACAAAAACAGAGCGGGGCGGCAGGGAAGAGAAACTGATCCCTGTCCGCTTCGTCCCTATGGTCGAGGGGGAGTAGCGGAATGGGGAAAGATCTGATTCCCGGATGGCTGAAAAAATGGTATCTCTCGGTGCTGGCTCCGGGGGTCCGCTGGTTCACCTCTCTGCGGATCCATCCCAATGTCTTCACATCCCTGTCTCTGGCGGTCAGCGCGGCCAGCGCCGTGGCTTTTGCGGCCGGCTCTCTCGTGTGGGGCGGAATCCTGGTCTTGTTTTCCGGCACGTTCGATATCGTTGACGGGGCCGTGGCGCGTGCGTCCGGCCGGTCCAGCAAATTCGGGGCCTTGTTCGATTCCTCTCTGGACCGGTACGCGGAATTTTTTGTCCTGATCGGCGTGCTCGTTTACTTCATCCAGCAGGATTACGATGTCCTGTTGTCCGTTTTGGTCGTGGGCGCCGCGTTGTGCGGGTCGTTCATGGTCAGTTATGTCCGGGCCAGGGCCGAGGGGCTTGGCTTTGAGTGCAAGGTGGGCTGGATGCAGAGGCCGGAACGGATCGTCCTTTTGGGCTTCGGTTCGATCATCCACGAGTATGCCCTCATGGCTGTCCTGGTCCTTATTGCCATTTTATCGAATTTGACCGCGATCCAGCGGATGGTCTATATCGCCGAAATTTCAAGGCCGGCTCGATAAGCTTGGGAAGGGAGGTTCCTATGGCGACAATTTTTACAAAAATCATCAAGGGGGAGATCCCGTGTCATAAGGTCTTGGAGGATAAAAATTATCTTGCGTTTTTGGACATCAAACCCATCAACCCGGGCCATACGTTGGTCATCCCCAAGAAGGAAGTGGACTACATCTTTGATTTGGATGACGAGACGCTCAACGGCCTGATGGCTTTTGCGAAAAAGACGGCGGGCATGATCCGCAGGGCTGTGGACTGCAAACGGAT
Protein-coding regions in this window:
- a CDS encoding CDP-alcohol phosphatidyltransferase family protein, which gives rise to MGKDLIPGWLKKWYLSVLAPGVRWFTSLRIHPNVFTSLSLAVSAASAVAFAAGSLVWGGILVLFSGTFDIVDGAVARASGRSSKFGALFDSSLDRYAEFFVLIGVLVYFIQQDYDVLLSVLVVGAALCGSFMVSYVRARAEGLGFECKVGWMQRPERIVLLGFGSIIHEYALMAVLVLIAILSNLTAIQRMVYIAEISRPAR
- a CDS encoding HIT family protein; this translates as MATIFTKIIKGEIPCHKVLEDKNYLAFLDIKPINPGHTLVIPKKEVDYIFDLDDETLNGLMAFAKKTAGMIRRAVDCKRIGVMVAGLEVPHTHIHLVPIFDVHDLSFSKARPASPEELAKTAARIRQGEKGG